In one window of Microbacterium natoriense DNA:
- a CDS encoding glycoside hydrolase family 15 protein: MAARIEDYALLSNCRTAALVSKAGSIDWLCLPRLDSPSVFGALLGDEAHGRWELHPADPDAECSRRYDGDTFVLITRWTLGDAVAEVHDFMPIGLDPDIAIRRTDLVRRIVGVQGEIDFVQQISIRFDYSRGMPWVRQTGTADEPCLVAMGGPDAVAIRGGRLTAVDHQHRGELTVVAGEEHDLQLTWFPSHRDVPPVLDVDDEVERTKDWWQSWADRISHDGPRRGDVVRSLLLLRALTNHETGGIAAAATMALPEEIGGERNWDYRYVWLRDAALTLEALLDHGFLTVADRWREWLLRAVAGDPADLQIMYGLAGERDLLERVLPEFPGYQGSSPVRLGNGAAAQYQADVVGEVLVTLSAARSAGLDESEFSWPLERQLVRFASEQLERPDQGLWEIRGDAHHFTHSRVMMWAAFDRAVRAVEDFGLEGPVERWRGLRERMRAEIDGQGVVDGHFVQYYGTTEVDASLLLLPQVGYCRPDDPRMLATVERIEQTLMPDGLVRRYRTGTGVDGLAGSEGAFLACSFWLVEQYAVTGRHEEAHVLMDRLCGLTNDVGMLSEEYDTVAGRQLGNTPQAFSHLALVRAADALARNAHRPR, translated from the coding sequence ATGGCTGCCCGCATCGAGGACTACGCGCTTCTGAGCAACTGCCGCACGGCCGCGCTCGTGTCGAAGGCGGGCAGCATCGACTGGCTGTGTCTGCCTCGCCTCGACTCCCCGTCGGTGTTCGGCGCCCTGCTGGGCGACGAGGCGCACGGCCGCTGGGAACTGCATCCGGCCGACCCCGATGCCGAGTGCTCGCGGCGGTACGACGGCGACACCTTCGTGCTCATCACCCGCTGGACGCTCGGCGACGCGGTCGCCGAGGTGCACGACTTCATGCCGATCGGGCTCGATCCCGACATCGCCATCCGCCGCACGGATCTCGTCCGCAGGATCGTCGGCGTGCAGGGTGAGATCGACTTCGTGCAGCAGATCAGCATCCGCTTCGACTACTCGCGGGGAATGCCGTGGGTGCGGCAGACGGGCACCGCCGACGAGCCCTGTCTGGTGGCGATGGGCGGCCCGGATGCCGTGGCCATCCGCGGTGGGCGGCTGACGGCCGTCGACCACCAGCACCGGGGCGAGTTGACGGTGGTCGCGGGCGAGGAGCACGATCTGCAGCTGACGTGGTTCCCCTCGCATCGCGACGTACCCCCGGTTCTCGACGTCGACGACGAGGTCGAGCGAACGAAGGACTGGTGGCAGAGCTGGGCCGACCGCATCTCGCACGACGGACCTCGGCGCGGCGACGTCGTGCGCTCCCTGCTGCTGCTGCGCGCCCTGACCAACCACGAGACCGGCGGTATCGCTGCGGCCGCGACCATGGCGCTGCCGGAGGAGATCGGCGGAGAGCGCAACTGGGACTACCGCTACGTCTGGCTGCGCGACGCGGCCCTCACGCTGGAGGCGCTGCTGGATCACGGCTTCCTCACCGTCGCCGACCGCTGGCGCGAGTGGCTGCTGCGCGCGGTCGCGGGCGATCCGGCCGATCTGCAGATCATGTACGGCCTCGCGGGGGAACGCGACCTGCTGGAGCGCGTGCTGCCGGAGTTCCCGGGCTATCAGGGCTCGTCGCCGGTGCGTCTGGGCAACGGCGCGGCCGCCCAGTATCAGGCGGACGTCGTGGGCGAGGTGCTCGTGACGCTCTCGGCCGCGCGTTCGGCGGGTCTCGACGAGTCGGAGTTCTCCTGGCCGCTCGAGCGGCAGCTGGTGCGGTTCGCCTCTGAGCAGCTCGAGCGGCCCGACCAGGGGTTGTGGGAGATCAGGGGCGATGCGCACCACTTCACCCATTCCCGGGTCATGATGTGGGCCGCGTTCGACCGCGCGGTGCGTGCAGTCGAGGACTTCGGGCTGGAAGGTCCTGTCGAGCGCTGGCGAGGACTGCGCGAGCGCATGCGTGCCGAGATCGACGGTCAGGGTGTGGTCGACGGGCACTTCGTGCAGTACTACGGCACGACGGAGGTCGACGCATCGCTGCTGCTGCTTCCGCAGGTCGGATACTGCCGCCCGGATGATCCGCGGATGCTGGCGACGGTCGAGCGCATCGAACAGACCCTCATGCCCGACGGGCTCGTCCGCCGCTACCGCACCGGCACGGGAGTCGACGGTCTCGCCGGGTCAGAAGGTGCTTTCCTCGCGTGCTCGTTCTGGCTGGTCGAGCAGTACGCGGTCACCGGTCGCCACGAAGAGGCCCACGTACTCATGGACCGTCTGTGCGGGCTGACGAACGATGTCGGGATGCTGTCGGAGGAGTACGACACGGTCGCCGGCCGTCAGCTCGGGAACACCCCGCAGGCGTTCTCGCACCTGGCTCTCGTGCGCGCCGCCGATGCTCTGGCGCGGAACGCGCACCGGCCGCGGTGA
- a CDS encoding nucleobase:cation symporter-2 family protein: protein MSKKNAVATRPEDERLSIGATFGYGLQHVLTMYGGIIAPPLIIGQMAGLSSAEIGVLIASCLFMGGLATILQTVGIPFFGSQLPLVQGVSFAGVATMGAIVTNGGGLPAVFGAVIVASVIGLLIAPVFAMVIRFFPPVVTGVVITTIGLTLLPVAARWAMGGNDRADDFGAPQNLLLAFVTLAIVLVLSKVPVGAVSRLSILLAIVLGTIFAAIIGRVDFSAVGEGEIFAFPTPFAFGLPTFEIAGIISMFIVILVTLTETTADILAVGEIVGTKVDSKRIAAGLRADMLSSAVSPVFGTFTQSAFAQNVGLVAITGVKSRFVVTAGGVVLVVLGLLPVLGRVVGAIPAPVLGGAGIVLFGSVAASGIRTLAKVDYRGNMNLIIVAASLGIGMLPIAAPAIYDQMPDWFNTIFHSGISSAAVAAILLNLLFNHLGSVNRKNAFVSAPTRSIPIAILDALQDGDSVVDGKVVDKEGNEVVVDRPAH, encoded by the coding sequence ATGAGCAAGAAGAACGCGGTCGCCACGCGGCCGGAAGACGAACGGCTGTCTATCGGAGCCACCTTCGGGTACGGCCTCCAGCACGTGCTGACGATGTACGGCGGCATCATCGCCCCGCCGCTCATCATCGGCCAGATGGCCGGCCTGAGCTCGGCCGAGATCGGCGTGCTGATCGCATCCTGCCTGTTCATGGGCGGTCTCGCGACGATCCTGCAGACCGTCGGCATCCCGTTCTTCGGCTCGCAGCTGCCACTCGTGCAGGGCGTCTCGTTCGCCGGTGTGGCTACCATGGGCGCGATCGTCACGAACGGCGGAGGACTGCCGGCGGTGTTCGGCGCGGTGATCGTGGCATCCGTCATAGGCCTGCTCATCGCTCCGGTGTTCGCGATGGTCATCCGGTTCTTCCCGCCGGTCGTCACCGGCGTCGTGATCACCACGATCGGACTCACGCTGCTTCCTGTCGCAGCCCGCTGGGCCATGGGCGGCAACGACCGCGCCGACGACTTCGGCGCCCCGCAGAACCTGCTGCTCGCGTTCGTGACCCTGGCCATAGTGCTGGTGCTCAGCAAGGTCCCCGTCGGCGCCGTCTCGCGACTGTCGATCCTGCTTGCCATCGTGCTCGGCACGATCTTCGCGGCGATCATCGGCCGGGTCGACTTCAGTGCCGTCGGTGAGGGAGAGATCTTCGCGTTCCCGACGCCGTTCGCGTTCGGACTGCCGACCTTCGAGATCGCCGGCATCATCTCGATGTTCATCGTCATCCTCGTGACGCTGACCGAGACCACGGCCGACATCCTCGCCGTCGGCGAGATCGTGGGCACCAAGGTCGATTCCAAGCGCATCGCCGCGGGGCTCCGCGCCGACATGCTCTCGAGCGCCGTCTCACCGGTCTTCGGCACCTTCACCCAGTCGGCGTTCGCGCAGAACGTCGGTCTGGTCGCGATCACGGGCGTGAAGAGCCGGTTCGTGGTCACCGCCGGTGGTGTCGTGCTCGTCGTGCTCGGCCTGCTGCCGGTACTCGGACGCGTCGTGGGCGCGATCCCGGCGCCCGTGCTGGGAGGCGCCGGAATCGTCCTGTTCGGAAGCGTCGCGGCCAGCGGCATCCGCACCCTGGCGAAAGTCGACTACCGCGGCAACATGAACCTCATCATCGTCGCGGCCTCCCTCGGCATCGGCATGCTGCCGATCGCGGCCCCCGCGATCTACGACCAGATGCCCGACTGGTTCAACACGATCTTCCACTCCGGCATCAGCTCGGCTGCGGTCGCCGCGATCCTGCTCAACCTGCTGTTCAACCATCTGGGCAGCGTGAACCGCAAGAACGCATTCGTGTCGGCGCCGACCCGCAGCATCCCGATCGCGATCCTCGACGCCCTCCAAGACGGCGACTCCGTCGTCGACGGCAAGGTGGTCGACAAGGAGGGCAACGAGGTCGTCGTCGACAGACCGGCGCACTGA
- a CDS encoding 8-oxoguanine deaminase: MSQPAARTWIKNPLGIFTGTDADAAGGIVLEGAVVSELVPAGGAPTAPVDSVFDAARHVVIPGLINTHHHFYQTLTRAWRPVVSAELFPWLKGLYGVWAGITPRDLELATTVALAELLLSGCTTAADHHYLFPNGLEEGIDVQVDVVRKLGMRATLTRGSMSLGEDDGGLPPQRTVQDADTILADSERLIGAYHERGDGAFVQIGLAPCSPFSVTTGVMRDTAALADRLDVRLHTHLAETLDEEDFCREMFGLRTVDYLERVGWLSDRTWLAHGIHFDDAEIARLGAAGTAVSHCATSNMRLASGIARALELEEAGAPVGLGVDGSASNDGSNMIQEVRQALYLQRLRYGAAAITPERALGWATSGSARALGRGDIGVLAPGAQADLAMFTLDELRFSGSHDPVAALLLCGADRADRVMVAGRWRVIDGRIDGLDVPRLIAHHSEAARGLLARHS, encoded by the coding sequence ATGTCCCAGCCCGCCGCCCGCACCTGGATCAAGAATCCGCTCGGCATCTTCACGGGGACCGATGCGGATGCCGCGGGCGGGATCGTCCTCGAGGGCGCCGTCGTGAGCGAACTCGTGCCCGCCGGTGGCGCGCCTACAGCCCCGGTCGACTCGGTCTTCGACGCCGCCCGCCACGTCGTGATCCCCGGGCTCATCAACACGCACCACCACTTCTATCAGACGCTCACGCGCGCCTGGCGGCCCGTTGTGAGCGCCGAGCTCTTCCCCTGGCTGAAAGGCCTCTACGGGGTCTGGGCGGGCATCACGCCGCGCGACCTCGAGCTCGCCACGACCGTGGCGCTCGCCGAGTTGCTGCTCTCAGGCTGCACGACGGCCGCCGATCACCACTACCTGTTCCCGAATGGGCTCGAAGAAGGCATCGACGTGCAGGTCGACGTCGTGAGGAAGCTCGGAATGCGAGCGACGCTGACTCGCGGGTCGATGTCGCTGGGTGAGGATGACGGTGGGCTGCCGCCGCAGCGGACTGTGCAGGATGCCGACACGATCCTCGCCGACAGCGAGCGGCTGATCGGCGCCTATCACGAGCGCGGCGACGGCGCCTTCGTGCAGATCGGTCTCGCACCGTGCTCGCCGTTCTCCGTGACCACCGGCGTCATGCGCGACACCGCGGCCCTCGCCGACCGACTCGACGTCCGCCTGCACACGCATCTGGCCGAGACGCTCGATGAGGAGGACTTCTGCCGCGAGATGTTCGGCCTGCGCACCGTCGACTACCTCGAGAGAGTCGGCTGGTTGTCGGATCGCACGTGGCTGGCGCACGGCATCCACTTCGACGACGCCGAGATAGCCCGACTGGGGGCGGCAGGCACCGCGGTGTCGCACTGCGCGACCTCGAACATGCGTCTCGCCTCGGGCATCGCCCGTGCGCTCGAACTCGAAGAGGCCGGCGCTCCCGTGGGGCTCGGCGTCGACGGTTCGGCCTCGAACGACGGCTCGAACATGATCCAGGAGGTGCGCCAGGCGCTGTACCTGCAGCGCCTGCGCTACGGCGCCGCCGCGATCACGCCGGAACGCGCGCTCGGCTGGGCGACCTCAGGTTCCGCCCGTGCCCTCGGTCGCGGTGACATCGGCGTGCTCGCTCCCGGCGCGCAGGCCGACCTCGCGATGTTCACTCTCGACGAGCTGCGGTTCTCCGGCAGCCACGATCCGGTGGCCGCCCTGCTGCTGTGCGGCGCGGATCGTGCCGACCGGGTGATGGTCGCCGGACGCTGGCGCGTGATCGACGGCAGGATAGACGGCCTCGACGTTCCGCGGCTCATCGCCCACCACAGCGAGGCGGCGCGCGGTCTCCTCGCCCGTCACTCCTGA